Proteins from a genomic interval of Stenotrophomonas sp. 24(2023):
- a CDS encoding restriction endonuclease, with amino-acid sequence MARMWMVRGEGGSLYDAFRERGVAAVGWNQLAAHAKPGVGRKQLIALYQSAEPLAKQGTVVSGASQVWRFVNDIQEGDWVITYSPANRLYSIGNVAGPAEHHPEWAEQGMPLARKVQWQAQELPRDNLGTSSKNSLGSTLTLFEVPSSAAAEVLAALKGKPAPAVEEEAEEVIADPLADIESQALERIKDRVNELDWDDMQQLVAGILRAMGYKTQVSPPGSDRGKDIVASPDGFGFEHPRIVIEVKHRKGQMGSQEIRSFLGGRHKDDRGLYVSTGGFSKDALYEADRASIPLAMWTLDHVVRALIEHYDGTDAETKRIVPLKRLYWPA; translated from the coding sequence ATGGCCAGGATGTGGATGGTGCGTGGCGAAGGCGGCAGCCTGTACGACGCTTTTCGGGAACGCGGCGTGGCTGCCGTGGGCTGGAACCAGCTGGCGGCTCATGCCAAGCCTGGTGTCGGGCGCAAACAGTTGATCGCCCTGTACCAATCCGCCGAGCCCCTGGCAAAACAAGGCACTGTGGTTTCGGGCGCATCCCAGGTCTGGCGCTTCGTTAACGACATCCAAGAGGGCGACTGGGTCATCACCTATTCGCCCGCCAATCGCTTGTACTCAATCGGCAATGTAGCTGGACCAGCCGAGCACCACCCCGAGTGGGCTGAGCAAGGCATGCCCCTGGCGCGCAAGGTGCAGTGGCAAGCGCAGGAACTGCCACGCGACAACTTGGGCACGAGCAGCAAAAATAGCCTGGGTTCGACCCTGACCCTCTTCGAGGTACCGTCCAGCGCGGCAGCCGAAGTGCTGGCCGCACTGAAAGGTAAACCGGCGCCAGCAGTGGAAGAGGAGGCTGAGGAAGTCATTGCCGATCCACTGGCCGACATCGAGTCTCAGGCACTGGAACGCATCAAGGATCGGGTCAACGAACTGGACTGGGATGACATGCAGCAGCTAGTTGCCGGCATCCTGCGTGCCATGGGCTACAAGACCCAGGTTTCGCCGCCTGGCTCCGACCGTGGGAAGGACATCGTGGCCTCGCCGGACGGCTTCGGCTTTGAACACCCGCGCATTGTCATAGAGGTCAAGCATCGCAAGGGACAGATGGGTAGCCAGGAAATCCGCAGCTTCCTCGGCGGCCGCCACAAGGATGATCGCGGGCTGTATGTCAGCACGGGCGGTTTCAGTAAGGACGCCCTGTACGAAGCTGATCGCGCCTCCATTCCGTTGGCGATGTGGACGCTGGACCACGTAGTACGGGCGCTGATTGAGCATTACGACGGTACCGACGCAGAAACCAAACGGATCGTGCCGTTGAAACGGCTGTACTGGCCAGCCTAA
- a CDS encoding AAA family ATPase gives MKLKSLSLAHCGGFGQLDIAFEPDVTLIAGVNGVGKSTVLHALAVLLSRAMPEFTPSRSAPLYFTDDDIHGDKGLLEVSARIQIDGQIINAGVQRLRAVDDKGDRFMLLRQAKAAIDDTDFAHALSTRTLTGELEVGIKETRAALAILKNASHPPLAVYFSPKRQLPGQPRSLPEAKPFDPSIAYSRALHDREVELREFMHWFRTQEKLGAANEPRRFKVLDALRAVVVELLPEFGNLRIQEQPRLGFVVDKRGQPFYLHQLSDGERGLLALVFDLTRRLAIADPESDNPIAEGVGLVLIDEIELHLHPKWQRDVLQRLRGIFKACQFVVTTHSPLVLGEVPARCVRFLEFVDGKVGVTVPTEAYGMDANRILQEFMGAPVRNREVDGELKALFDLIDQERFDEARAAIADLERKLGEDEPELTRASSLIRFLEGVE, from the coding sequence ATGAAGCTGAAATCCCTATCGCTCGCGCACTGCGGCGGCTTCGGGCAGCTCGACATCGCCTTCGAGCCGGATGTGACGCTGATCGCGGGTGTCAACGGCGTAGGAAAGTCCACCGTGCTGCATGCACTGGCGGTGCTGCTGTCACGGGCAATGCCGGAGTTCACGCCCTCGCGTTCGGCGCCGCTGTACTTCACCGATGACGACATCCACGGTGACAAGGGCTTGCTGGAGGTGTCCGCGCGCATCCAGATCGACGGGCAGATCATCAATGCCGGCGTGCAGCGCTTGCGCGCGGTGGACGATAAGGGCGACCGCTTCATGCTGCTGCGGCAGGCCAAAGCTGCCATCGACGACACCGATTTCGCTCACGCGCTGAGCACCCGCACGCTGACCGGTGAGCTGGAGGTCGGCATCAAGGAAACCCGCGCCGCGCTAGCGATCCTGAAGAATGCTTCCCATCCGCCATTGGCGGTGTATTTCTCGCCCAAGCGCCAGTTGCCCGGCCAGCCACGCAGCCTGCCGGAGGCCAAGCCCTTCGACCCGTCCATCGCCTATAGCCGCGCCCTGCACGACCGCGAAGTAGAGCTGCGCGAGTTCATGCACTGGTTCCGCACCCAGGAGAAGCTGGGCGCAGCCAATGAACCGCGCCGGTTCAAGGTGCTGGACGCATTGCGCGCCGTGGTGGTTGAACTCCTGCCCGAGTTCGGCAACCTGCGCATCCAGGAACAACCGCGACTTGGCTTCGTGGTGGACAAACGCGGCCAGCCCTTCTATCTGCACCAGCTTTCCGATGGCGAACGCGGCCTGCTGGCCCTGGTGTTCGATCTCACCCGACGCCTCGCCATCGCCGACCCAGAGAGTGACAACCCCATCGCCGAGGGCGTGGGGCTGGTGTTGATCGACGAGATCGAGCTGCACCTACATCCCAAGTGGCAGCGCGATGTCCTGCAACGCCTGCGCGGCATCTTCAAGGCTTGCCAGTTCGTGGTGACCACCCATTCCCCGCTGGTGCTGGGCGAGGTACCGGCACGCTGCGTGCGCTTCCTCGAATTCGTGGATGGCAAGGTGGGCGTGACCGTGCCCACCGAGGCTTATGGCATGGATGCCAACCGCATCCTGCAGGAGTTCATGGGCGCCCCGGTGCGTAACCGCGAGGTAGACGGGGAACTGAAAGCCCTCTTCGATCTGATCGACCAGGAGCGTTTCGACGAGGCGCGTGCCGCCATTGCCGACCTCGAACGCAAGCTGGGCGAGGACGAGCCTGAGTTGACCCGGGCCAGTTCGCTGATCCGTTTTCTGGAGGGCGTCGAGTAG
- the guaB gene encoding IMP dehydrogenase, protein MLRIQAEALTYDDVSLVPAHSTILPKDVNLETRLTRDLKLKLPILSAAMDTVTEARLAIAMAQLGGMGIIHKNLSLEQQAAEVAKVKKFEAGVIRDPITVGPETTIRDVLALTQAHNISGVPVVGADGLLAGIVTHRDMRFETELDDPVRHIMTKKDRLVTVKEGAASAEVLQLLHRNRIEKVLVVNDDFALRGLITVKDIQKNTDYPNAAKDVSTRLLVGAAVGVGGDTDRRVEALVAAGVDVIVVDTAHGHSQGVLDRVTWVKKHFPHVQVIGGNICTGEAALALLDSGADAVKVGIGPGSICTTRVVAGVGVPQVTAIDLVAEALQDRIPLIADGGIRYSGDIGKALAAGASTIMVGGLLAGTEESPGETELYQGRSYKSYRGMGSLAAMEKGSKDRYFQDAATADKLVPEGIEGRVPYRGPVGGIIHQLMGGLRATMGYVGCATIEDMRSKPKFVKISGAGQRESHVHDVTITKEPPNYRA, encoded by the coding sequence ATGCTGCGCATCCAGGCTGAAGCACTCACTTACGACGACGTCTCGCTCGTCCCCGCTCACTCGACCATCCTGCCCAAGGACGTCAACCTCGAAACGCGGTTGACCCGAGACCTGAAGCTGAAGCTTCCGATCCTGTCCGCCGCCATGGATACCGTCACCGAAGCCCGCCTGGCCATCGCCATGGCCCAGCTCGGCGGCATGGGCATCATCCACAAGAATCTCAGCCTGGAACAGCAGGCCGCGGAAGTGGCCAAGGTCAAGAAGTTCGAGGCCGGTGTCATCCGCGACCCGATCACCGTCGGCCCGGAAACCACCATCCGCGACGTGCTGGCCCTGACCCAGGCGCACAACATCTCCGGCGTGCCGGTGGTCGGTGCCGATGGCCTGCTGGCCGGCATCGTGACCCACCGCGACATGCGCTTTGAAACCGAGCTGGACGACCCGGTCCGCCACATCATGACCAAGAAGGATCGCCTGGTCACGGTGAAGGAAGGCGCCGCCTCCGCCGAGGTGCTGCAGCTGCTGCACCGCAACCGCATCGAGAAGGTGCTGGTGGTCAACGATGATTTCGCCCTGCGTGGCCTGATCACCGTCAAGGACATCCAGAAGAACACCGATTACCCCAACGCCGCCAAGGACGTCTCGACCCGCCTGCTGGTCGGCGCTGCCGTCGGCGTGGGCGGTGACACCGACCGCCGCGTGGAAGCGCTGGTTGCCGCCGGCGTGGACGTGATCGTGGTCGATACCGCGCACGGCCACTCGCAGGGCGTGCTGGACCGCGTGACCTGGGTGAAGAAGCACTTCCCGCACGTGCAGGTCATCGGTGGCAACATCTGCACCGGCGAAGCCGCGCTGGCGCTGCTGGACAGCGGCGCGGACGCCGTGAAGGTCGGTATCGGCCCGGGTTCGATCTGCACCACCCGCGTGGTCGCCGGTGTCGGCGTGCCGCAGGTGACCGCCATTGATCTGGTGGCCGAAGCGCTGCAGGACCGCATCCCGCTGATCGCCGACGGCGGCATCCGCTATTCCGGTGACATCGGCAAGGCGCTGGCCGCCGGTGCCTCGACCATCATGGTCGGTGGCCTGCTGGCCGGTACCGAGGAATCGCCGGGCGAGACCGAGCTGTACCAGGGCCGTTCGTACAAGAGCTACCGCGGCATGGGTTCGCTGGCTGCCATGGAGAAGGGGTCGAAGGACCGCTACTTCCAGGACGCCGCCACCGCCGACAAGCTGGTGCCGGAAGGCATCGAAGGCCGCGTGCCGTACCGCGGCCCGGTGGGCGGCATCATCCACCAGCTGATGGGCGGCCTGCGTGCCACCATGGGCTACGTGGGCTGCGCCACCATCGAAGACATGCGTAGCAAGCCCAAGTTCGTGAAGATCAGCGGCGCCGGCCAGCGTGAGAGCCACGTCCATGACGTGACGATCACCAAGGAACCGCCGAACTACCGCGCCTGA
- a CDS encoding restriction endonuclease subunit S, with protein MPSAPFPDRRLKFAATINDEALSESTDSDFELAYIDIGNVDSQGRVHDVVNYRFEDAPSRARRIVRDGDVIISTVRTYLQAIAPIENPPDNLIVSTGFAVVRPSNLLDQRFCKYALRASRFLWEVESRSTGVSYPAINASDLGDIRVRLPELDVQRRIAHYLDRETVRIDGLIGEKERMLALLEEKRAALISRVVTRGLDPNVPLKPSGQEWLGEIPAHWGLQRLKQLAEVRGGLTLGKQYSGELLEYPYLRVANVQDGYLKLDDVLTVEVPGSEAASNLLLYGDVLMNEGGDIDKLGRGCVWRDEISPCLHQNHVFAVRPHSVDSDWLALWTSTIQAKRYFESRAKRSTNLASISGSNIKELPVPLPPVSEQLAIQNFLAVRHSRLETLRGELRDSLRLLIERRAALITAGVTGQILLEELGG; from the coding sequence ATGCCGTCTGCTCCATTCCCTGATCGACGCCTGAAGTTCGCTGCAACGATCAACGACGAGGCGCTCTCAGAGTCGACCGACTCTGATTTCGAGTTGGCTTACATCGACATCGGCAACGTCGATTCCCAAGGGCGAGTTCACGATGTCGTCAACTACCGCTTTGAGGATGCGCCCAGCCGGGCTCGTCGCATCGTGCGCGATGGTGATGTCATCATCTCGACGGTTCGCACCTACCTTCAAGCCATAGCGCCAATCGAAAATCCACCGGACAACTTGATTGTCTCGACAGGATTTGCCGTTGTCAGGCCATCGAACTTGCTCGACCAGCGATTCTGCAAGTACGCCCTTCGTGCAAGCCGATTTCTGTGGGAGGTCGAAAGCAGATCGACTGGCGTCAGTTATCCGGCAATCAACGCCTCTGATTTGGGCGACATCAGAGTGCGCTTGCCGGAATTGGATGTTCAGCGTCGTATTGCCCACTACCTCGACCGCGAAACCGTCCGCATCGACGGACTGATCGGCGAGAAGGAGCGAATGCTGGCGCTACTGGAAGAAAAGCGCGCCGCCCTTATCAGCCGCGTCGTCACCCGCGGCCTCGACCCCAACGTCCCGCTCAAACCCTCCGGCCAGGAATGGCTGGGCGAGATTCCGGCGCATTGGGGTTTGCAACGTCTAAAGCAGCTTGCCGAGGTTCGAGGCGGATTGACACTGGGCAAGCAGTACTCCGGGGAATTGTTGGAGTACCCCTACCTACGTGTCGCAAACGTGCAGGATGGGTACCTTAAGCTGGACGACGTACTGACAGTTGAGGTGCCCGGTTCAGAGGCTGCATCGAATCTTCTATTATATGGCGATGTATTGATGAACGAGGGAGGTGACATCGACAAGCTCGGCAGGGGCTGTGTTTGGCGAGACGAGATTTCGCCTTGCCTCCATCAGAACCACGTCTTTGCTGTCAGGCCACATTCTGTTGATTCCGATTGGCTCGCGCTTTGGACATCGACGATCCAGGCAAAGCGCTATTTCGAGAGCCGCGCTAAGCGGTCGACCAACCTTGCATCCATATCTGGATCGAACATCAAGGAGCTTCCAGTTCCCTTGCCACCGGTGAGCGAGCAGCTCGCAATCCAAAATTTCCTGGCAGTCAGGCATTCGCGGCTTGAGACGCTCCGCGGCGAACTGCGAGACTCGCTGCGCCTGCTTATCGAACGCCGCGCGGCGCTGATCACGGCCGGAGTTACCGGTCAGATTCTGCTGGAGGAGCTAGGCGGATGA
- the guaA gene encoding glutamine-hydrolyzing GMP synthase: MTNIHNDKILILDFGAQYTQLIARRIRELGVYCEIWAWDHNPAEIAAFGAKGIILSGGPESTTVAGAPAAPQEVFDSGLPIFGICYGMQTLAAQLGGATEAADQREFGHAEVNVIHPDALFKGLSDHGGEPKLNVWMSHGDHVSVAPPGFTITATTDRIPVAAMANEEKRWYGVQFHPEVTHTLQGQALLRRFVVDVCGCQTLWTAANIIDDQIARVREQVGDDEVILGLSGGVDSSVVAALLHKAIGEKLTCVFVDTGLLRWQEGDQVMAMFAEHMGVKVVRVNAADRYFAALEGVSDPEAKRKIIGNLFVEIFDEESNKLSNAKWLAQGTIYPDVIESAGSKTGKAHVIKSHHNVGGLPEHMKLGLVEPLRELFKDEVRRLGVELGLPRTMVYRHPFPGPGLGVRILGEVKPEYAELLAKADAIFIDELRKADLYDKTSQAFAVFLPVKSVGVVGDARAYEWVIALRAVETIDFMTAHWAHLPYEFLGTVSNRIINELRGVSRVVYDISGKPPATIEWE; this comes from the coding sequence ATGACCAACATCCATAACGACAAGATCCTGATCCTCGATTTCGGCGCGCAGTACACGCAGCTGATCGCCCGCCGCATCCGCGAGCTGGGCGTCTACTGCGAAATCTGGGCGTGGGACCACAACCCGGCCGAGATCGCGGCGTTTGGCGCCAAGGGCATCATCCTGTCCGGTGGTCCGGAATCGACCACCGTGGCCGGTGCCCCGGCCGCACCGCAGGAAGTGTTCGACAGCGGCCTGCCGATCTTCGGCATCTGCTACGGCATGCAGACCCTGGCCGCGCAGCTGGGCGGCGCCACCGAAGCGGCCGACCAGCGCGAATTCGGCCATGCCGAAGTTAACGTCATCCACCCCGATGCACTGTTCAAGGGCCTGAGCGACCACGGCGGCGAGCCGAAGCTGAATGTCTGGATGAGCCACGGCGACCACGTCTCCGTTGCACCGCCGGGCTTCACCATCACCGCCACCACCGACCGCATTCCGGTGGCCGCCATGGCCAACGAAGAAAAGCGCTGGTACGGCGTGCAGTTCCACCCGGAAGTGACCCACACCCTGCAGGGCCAGGCGCTGCTGCGCCGCTTCGTGGTGGACGTGTGCGGCTGCCAGACCCTGTGGACCGCCGCCAACATCATCGACGACCAGATCGCCCGCGTGCGCGAACAGGTGGGCGATGACGAAGTGATCCTGGGCCTGTCCGGCGGCGTCGATTCGTCCGTTGTGGCCGCGCTGCTGCACAAGGCCATCGGCGAGAAGCTGACCTGCGTGTTCGTGGATACCGGCCTGCTGCGCTGGCAGGAAGGCGACCAGGTGATGGCGATGTTTGCCGAGCACATGGGCGTGAAGGTGGTGCGCGTGAATGCCGCCGACCGTTACTTTGCTGCGCTGGAAGGCGTGAGCGACCCGGAAGCCAAGCGCAAGATCATCGGCAACCTGTTCGTTGAGATCTTCGACGAAGAGTCGAACAAGCTGAGCAACGCCAAGTGGCTGGCGCAGGGCACCATCTACCCGGACGTGATCGAGTCGGCCGGCAGCAAGACCGGCAAGGCGCATGTGATCAAGAGCCACCACAACGTGGGCGGCCTGCCGGAGCACATGAAGCTGGGCCTGGTGGAGCCGTTGCGCGAGCTGTTCAAGGACGAAGTGCGTCGCCTGGGTGTCGAGCTGGGCCTGCCGCGCACCATGGTCTACCGCCATCCGTTCCCGGGCCCGGGCCTGGGCGTGCGTATCCTGGGTGAAGTGAAGCCGGAATACGCCGAGCTGCTGGCCAAGGCCGATGCGATCTTCATCGATGAGCTGCGCAAGGCGGACCTGTACGACAAGACCAGCCAGGCGTTTGCCGTGTTCCTGCCGGTGAAGTCGGTGGGTGTGGTGGGCGACGCGCGGGCGTATGAGTGGGTGATTGCGCTGCGGGCCGTGGAGACGATCGACTTCATGACCGCGCATTGGGCGCATCTGCCGTATGAGTTCCTGGGTACGGTGAGCAACCGGATCATCAATGAGTTGCGGGGGGTGTCGCGGGTTGTCTATGACATCTCGGGGAAGCCGCCGGCGACCATTGAGTGGGAATGA
- a CDS encoding DUF2274 domain-containing protein produces MSTTKKLRLGPLPKTESIKLTFACPASLKADLDRYAALHAQAYGEAVDAVTLIPHMLEAFIAGDRGFKKLPGK; encoded by the coding sequence ATGAGCACGACCAAGAAGCTACGGCTCGGGCCGCTGCCCAAGACCGAGAGCATCAAGCTGACCTTCGCCTGCCCGGCCAGCCTGAAAGCCGACCTCGATCGCTACGCCGCGCTACACGCGCAGGCGTATGGCGAGGCGGTTGATGCGGTAACGCTGATCCCGCACATGCTGGAGGCGTTCATCGCCGGCGACCGGGGATTCAAAAAACTGCCGGGCAAGTGA
- a CDS encoding class I SAM-dependent DNA methyltransferase: protein MSVNFQQLANFIWSVADLLRGPYRPPQYERVMLPLTVLRRFDAVLAPSKEAVLKRYEQLKAKSIPNIDAILNSLAKDEDGTPLGFHNHSQLDFQKLKGDPDNIGRHLADYIAGFSENVRKIFERFEFDKEIEKLEESNRLYQVVSQFAEIDLHPKRVDNITMGLVFEDLIRRFNEAANETAGDHFTPREVIQLMVNLLLEPDTSVLTQAGVIVTICDPACGTGGMLAEAQNWIRAHNEQATVKVFGQDYNPRSYAVAASDLLIKGHKDGQVVLGNTLTDDPFPEQHFDYLLANPPFGVDWKAEKKVIDRWPNFRGYSGKLPRINDGALLFLLYMMSKFQDYKPGSRDKPGSRTAVVFNGSPLFTGGAGSGESDIRRWIIGRDQLEAIVALPEQMFYNTGIGTFIWVVTNRKAAHRKGKIQLIDARERYTPMKRSLGDKRRYLDQAALDDVTREHGALEDSKTSRVFDNADFGYRRITVLRPLRLRFQITDETRERFLNVYPELFDALQTVQEDLGTEPLLDWNQAWDAVQQVFKALPESIEGWAKGGKGTAQKKIFRDCFTVVDPEAEPVIDKHHKIEPLDCAALFPGQTLPADFGKDDLYELLGLHADGKGKHIEYEPDPALKDAENIPLKEGIVSYVLREVRTYVPDAWIDRATLDEQDGGIGKVGYEINFNRVFFQYQPPRPLHEIDAELAEVEKRILDLLREVTE from the coding sequence ATGAGCGTTAACTTTCAGCAACTCGCAAATTTCATCTGGTCGGTGGCCGACCTGCTGCGCGGACCTTACCGTCCGCCACAGTATGAGCGCGTCATGCTGCCGCTCACCGTGCTGCGCCGTTTCGATGCCGTGCTGGCGCCGAGCAAGGAGGCCGTGCTCAAGCGGTACGAGCAGCTCAAGGCGAAGAGCATCCCGAACATCGACGCCATCCTCAACAGCCTGGCCAAGGATGAGGACGGCACCCCGCTGGGTTTTCACAACCACAGCCAGCTTGACTTCCAAAAGCTCAAGGGCGACCCGGATAACATCGGCCGCCACTTGGCCGACTACATCGCCGGCTTCTCAGAGAACGTCCGCAAGATCTTCGAGCGCTTCGAGTTCGACAAGGAGATCGAGAAGCTCGAAGAGTCCAACCGTCTCTACCAGGTGGTGTCCCAGTTCGCCGAGATCGACCTGCACCCCAAGCGGGTGGACAACATCACCATGGGGCTGGTGTTCGAAGACCTGATCCGGCGCTTCAACGAAGCCGCCAACGAAACGGCGGGCGATCACTTCACCCCGCGCGAAGTGATCCAGCTCATGGTCAACCTGCTGCTGGAACCTGACACCAGCGTGCTCACCCAGGCCGGCGTCATCGTCACCATCTGCGACCCGGCTTGCGGTACGGGCGGCATGCTGGCCGAGGCGCAGAACTGGATTCGCGCCCACAACGAGCAGGCCACGGTCAAGGTCTTCGGGCAGGACTACAACCCACGCTCCTATGCCGTGGCCGCCTCCGATCTCTTGATCAAAGGCCACAAGGACGGCCAGGTGGTGCTGGGCAACACCCTCACCGACGACCCCTTTCCGGAGCAGCACTTCGACTACCTGCTGGCCAACCCGCCCTTCGGCGTGGACTGGAAGGCTGAGAAGAAGGTCATCGACCGCTGGCCTAACTTCCGTGGCTACAGCGGCAAGCTGCCACGCATCAACGACGGCGCTCTGTTGTTCCTGCTCTACATGATGAGCAAGTTCCAGGACTACAAGCCTGGAAGCCGCGACAAGCCTGGCTCGCGAACGGCCGTCGTCTTCAATGGCTCGCCGCTGTTCACCGGCGGTGCGGGCAGCGGCGAGAGCGACATCCGCCGCTGGATCATCGGGCGTGACCAGCTGGAGGCCATCGTCGCTTTGCCCGAGCAGATGTTCTACAACACGGGTATCGGCACCTTCATCTGGGTGGTCACCAATCGCAAGGCCGCGCACCGCAAGGGCAAGATCCAGCTCATCGACGCCCGCGAACGCTACACACCAATGAAGCGCAGCCTGGGCGACAAGCGCCGCTACCTCGACCAGGCTGCGCTTGATGACGTCACCCGCGAACATGGCGCGCTGGAAGACAGCAAGACCAGCCGCGTCTTCGACAACGCCGACTTCGGGTACCGCCGCATCACAGTGCTGCGCCCGCTGCGCCTGCGCTTCCAGATCACCGACGAGACGCGCGAGCGCTTCCTCAACGTCTACCCCGAGCTGTTCGACGCGCTGCAGACTGTGCAGGAAGACCTCGGCACCGAGCCGCTGCTGGACTGGAACCAGGCCTGGGACGCCGTGCAGCAGGTATTCAAGGCCCTGCCCGAAAGTATCGAAGGCTGGGCCAAGGGCGGCAAGGGCACCGCGCAAAAGAAGATCTTCCGCGACTGCTTCACCGTGGTCGATCCGGAGGCCGAGCCCGTCATCGACAAGCACCACAAGATCGAGCCGCTCGACTGTGCCGCTCTGTTCCCAGGGCAGACGCTCCCCGCCGACTTCGGCAAGGATGATCTGTACGAGTTGCTGGGCCTGCACGCCGACGGCAAGGGAAAACACATCGAGTACGAGCCTGACCCGGCGCTCAAGGATGCCGAGAACATCCCGTTGAAAGAGGGCATCGTCAGCTACGTGCTGCGCGAGGTGCGGACCTACGTGCCGGATGCCTGGATCGACCGTGCCACGCTGGACGAGCAGGACGGCGGCATCGGCAAGGTGGGCTACGAGATCAACTTCAACCGCGTGTTCTTCCAGTACCAGCCGCCACGCCCGCTGCATGAGATCGATGCGGAGCTTGCGGAAGTTGAGAAGCGGATTCTCGATTTGCTGCGGGAGGTCACGGAGTGA
- a CDS encoding helix-turn-helix domain-containing protein, translating to MKRCIVGIQRPDGAHSHRSRDETPQIWFSSLASLAAVLSDDNRRLLRLIHEKQPKSLTELAELSGRKVPNLSRTLRLMADYGLVSLQRNVRDVQPTALATEFVVVLD from the coding sequence ATGAAACGGTGCATCGTCGGCATTCAGCGACCAGATGGCGCGCATTCTCATCGATCGAGGGATGAGACGCCGCAGATTTGGTTCAGTTCGTTGGCGTCGCTTGCTGCCGTGCTCTCAGATGACAACCGGCGCTTGCTACGCCTAATCCACGAGAAGCAGCCGAAGTCACTAACAGAATTGGCTGAGCTCAGCGGTCGAAAGGTCCCGAATTTGTCCCGTACCTTGCGTCTGATGGCGGATTACGGTTTGGTCTCGCTGCAACGCAATGTCCGGGATGTCCAACCGACTGCACTGGCGACTGAGTTCGTGGTCGTGTTGGATTGA